Proteins found in one Gadus macrocephalus chromosome 23, ASM3116895v1 genomic segment:
- the LOC132452435 gene encoding C-type lectin domain family 4 member F-like: protein MMGFELDDSLKTYNPGKESHRTVLWLKERPFRAAAVCLGVLCVVLLTGIIIVAGHHNHAAVEQPTPSCNLIGEQDQLRITCTNLTQERDLLQTSNNNLSEEMYQLQTINNNLTQERDLLQTSNKNLTEAMYQLQTINNNVTLERDQLKELQRLSEGGCLAGWQPHGGSCYFLSAENKSWMASRQDCQDRGADLVVIHSEEEQNFINNFCCAVWIGLNDRGSESNWKWVDGSPMNLR, encoded by the exons ATGATGGGCTTTGAATTGGATGACAGCCTAAAGACATATAATCCAGGCAAAGAAAGTCACCGGACTG TCCTGTGGTTAAAAGAGAGACCCTTCAGAGCGGCTGCAGTCTGTCTTGGCGTGTTATGTGTTGTACTTCTGACTGGGATCATAATCGTAGCCGGCCACC ATAACCATGCGGCAGTGGAACAACCTACCCCTAGCTGTAACCTGATTGGAGAGCAAGACCAGCTAAGGATTACTTGCACCAACCTGACTCAAGAGAGAGACCTCCTACAAACCTCTAACAATAACCTGTCTGAGGAAATGTACCAGTTGCAGACCATTAACAATAACCTGACTCAAGAGAGAGACCTCCTACAAACCAGTAACAAAAACCTGACTGAGGCAATGTACCAGTTGCAGACCATTAACAACAACGTGACcctggagagagaccagctgaAAGAGCTCCAAAGGTTGAGTGAGG GAGGTTGTTTAGCGGGATGGCAGCCTCATGGTGGCAGTTGCTACTTTCTCTCTGCTGAAAATAAATCTTGGATGGCCAGCCGGCAGGACTGCCAGGACAGAGGTGCTGATCTGGTCGTCATCCACAGCGAGGAGGAACAG AATTTCATCAACAATTTCTGTTGTGCCGTCTGGATTGGTCTGAATGATAGGGGATCCGAATCAAATTGGAAGTGGGTAGATGGATCACCCATGAACCTGAGGTAA
- the LOC132452434 gene encoding C-type lectin domain family 4 member M-like isoform X1, producing the protein MMGFEIDDSLKTYNPDKESHRTVLWLKERPFRAAAVCLGVLCVVLLTGIIIVAGQHNHVAVEQPTPSCNLIGEQVQLGTRCNLTDLRREQTRNKHVTKERDQLRITCTNLIQEQGQLQTSYKNLTEERDKLKTSNMQLIQERDQLQTSTNNLTQERDHLLTINKCLTKEGFQLKTSNKNLTQERDLLGTSNKYLNKEMNQLQTINNNLTQERDLLQTSNNNLSEEMYQLQTINNNLTQERDLLQTSNKNLTEAMYQLQTINNNVTLERDQLKELQRLSGGGCLAGWQPHGGSCYFLSAAKKSWMASRQDCQDRGADLVVIDSEEEQNFINNFCCAVWIGLNDRGSESNWKWVDGSPRKLSLWNPGEPNNAGNEDCAELMPESKTWNDIPCTWTRHWACKSVKRNSQPEIKTSMQ; encoded by the exons ATGATGGGCTTTGAAATTGATGACAGCTTAAAGACATATAATCCAGACAAAGAAAGTCACCGGACTG TCCTGTGGTTAAAAGAGAGACCCTTCAGAGCGGCTGCAGTCTGTCTTGGCGTGTTATGTGTTGTACTTCTGACTGGGATCATCATCGTAGCCGGCCAAC ATAACCATGTGGCAGTGGAACAACCTACCCCTAGCTGTAACCTGATTGGAGAGCAAGTCCAGCTAGGGACCAGATGCAACCTGACTGATTTGAGACGTGAACAGACAAGAAATAAACATGTGACtaaggagagagaccagctaaGGATTACTTGCACCAACCTGATCCAAGAGCAAGGCCAGCTTCAAACAAGTTACAAAAACCTGACTGAGGAGAGAGACAAGTTAAAGACAAGTAACATGCAACTGATTCAAGAAAGAGACCAGTTACAGACAAGCACCAACAACCTAACTCAAGAAAGAGACCATCTACTGACAATTAACAAATGCCTTACTAAGGAAGGGTTCCAGTTAAAGACCAGTAACAAAAACCTGACTCAAGAGAGAGACCTCCTCGGAACCAGTAACAAATACCTGAATAAGGAAATGAACCAGTTACAGACCATTAACAATAACCTGACTCAAGAGAGAGACCTCCTACAAACCTCTAACAATAACCTGTCTGAGGAAATGTACCAGTTGCAGACCATTAACAATAACCTGACTCAAGAGAGAGACCTCCTACAAACCAGTAACAAAAACCTGACAGAGGCAATGTACCAGTTGCAGACCATTAACAACAACGTGACcctggagagagaccagctgaAAGAGCTCCAAAGGTTGAGTGGGG GAGGTTGTTTAGCGGGATGGCAGCCTCATGGTGGCAGTTGCTACTTTCTCTCTGCTGCAAAGAAATCTTGGATGGCCAGCCGGCAGGACTGCCAGGACAGAGGTGCTGATCTGGTCGTCATCGACAGCGAGGAGGAACAG AATTTCATCAACAATTTCTGTTGTGCCGTCTGGATTGGTCTGAATGATAGGGGATCCGAATCAAATTGGAAGTGGGTAGATGGATCACCCAGGAAACTGAG TTTATGGAATCCTGGTGAACCCAACAATGCGGGAAATGAAGACTGCGCAGAGTTGATGCCAGAGTCAAAAACCTGGAACGATATCCCTTGTACCTGGACAAGACACTGGGCTTGCAAGTCTGTCAAAAGAAATTCACAACCAGAGATCAAAACTTCTATGCAATGA
- the LOC132452434 gene encoding C-type lectin domain family 4 member M-like isoform X2: MMGFEIDDSLKTYNPDKESHRTERPFRAAAVCLGVLCVVLLTGIIIVAGQHNHVAVEQPTPSCNLIGEQVQLGTRCNLTDLRREQTRNKHVTKERDQLRITCTNLIQEQGQLQTSYKNLTEERDKLKTSNMQLIQERDQLQTSTNNLTQERDHLLTINKCLTKEGFQLKTSNKNLTQERDLLGTSNKYLNKEMNQLQTINNNLTQERDLLQTSNNNLSEEMYQLQTINNNLTQERDLLQTSNKNLTEAMYQLQTINNNVTLERDQLKELQRLSGGGCLAGWQPHGGSCYFLSAAKKSWMASRQDCQDRGADLVVIDSEEEQNFINNFCCAVWIGLNDRGSESNWKWVDGSPRKLSLWNPGEPNNAGNEDCAELMPESKTWNDIPCTWTRHWACKSVKRNSQPEIKTSMQ, translated from the exons ATGATGGGCTTTGAAATTGATGACAGCTTAAAGACATATAATCCAGACAAAGAAAGTCACCGGACTG AGAGACCCTTCAGAGCGGCTGCAGTCTGTCTTGGCGTGTTATGTGTTGTACTTCTGACTGGGATCATCATCGTAGCCGGCCAAC ATAACCATGTGGCAGTGGAACAACCTACCCCTAGCTGTAACCTGATTGGAGAGCAAGTCCAGCTAGGGACCAGATGCAACCTGACTGATTTGAGACGTGAACAGACAAGAAATAAACATGTGACtaaggagagagaccagctaaGGATTACTTGCACCAACCTGATCCAAGAGCAAGGCCAGCTTCAAACAAGTTACAAAAACCTGACTGAGGAGAGAGACAAGTTAAAGACAAGTAACATGCAACTGATTCAAGAAAGAGACCAGTTACAGACAAGCACCAACAACCTAACTCAAGAAAGAGACCATCTACTGACAATTAACAAATGCCTTACTAAGGAAGGGTTCCAGTTAAAGACCAGTAACAAAAACCTGACTCAAGAGAGAGACCTCCTCGGAACCAGTAACAAATACCTGAATAAGGAAATGAACCAGTTACAGACCATTAACAATAACCTGACTCAAGAGAGAGACCTCCTACAAACCTCTAACAATAACCTGTCTGAGGAAATGTACCAGTTGCAGACCATTAACAATAACCTGACTCAAGAGAGAGACCTCCTACAAACCAGTAACAAAAACCTGACAGAGGCAATGTACCAGTTGCAGACCATTAACAACAACGTGACcctggagagagaccagctgaAAGAGCTCCAAAGGTTGAGTGGGG GAGGTTGTTTAGCGGGATGGCAGCCTCATGGTGGCAGTTGCTACTTTCTCTCTGCTGCAAAGAAATCTTGGATGGCCAGCCGGCAGGACTGCCAGGACAGAGGTGCTGATCTGGTCGTCATCGACAGCGAGGAGGAACAG AATTTCATCAACAATTTCTGTTGTGCCGTCTGGATTGGTCTGAATGATAGGGGATCCGAATCAAATTGGAAGTGGGTAGATGGATCACCCAGGAAACTGAG TTTATGGAATCCTGGTGAACCCAACAATGCGGGAAATGAAGACTGCGCAGAGTTGATGCCAGAGTCAAAAACCTGGAACGATATCCCTTGTACCTGGACAAGACACTGGGCTTGCAAGTCTGTCAAAAGAAATTCACAACCAGAGATCAAAACTTCTATGCAATGA